The Stenotrophomonas indicatrix DNA segment CGATGCCGCTGCTCTCGCGCTCGCGCTGTTCCAGGTCGACCAGGAACTGGTCGGCGTGGGTCGACAGGCGCCGCAGTTCATCCAGCTCAGCGTCGAATCCATCGGCCAGCACGCCACCATCGCTGAGCTTGAGCGGCGGCATTTCGGCGATGGCGCTGGCCAGCAGGTGTGCACACTCGTCGTGCTCGCCGAGCGCCGCGTGCAGGGTCTGCAGGCGCGGTGAATCCAGCGGTGCCAGCACCTCGCGTACGGCCGGCAGCAGGCCGAGGCCATCGCGCAGGGTGGAGAAGTCGCGCGGCCGCGCCGAGCGCAGGGCGACGCGGGTGAGGATGCGTTCCAGATCACCGAGGCGGCGGAACTGCTCGCGGATATCCGTCTCCGCGCCGCGGTCGATCAGTGTTTCCACCGCGTGGTGGCGCTGCACCAGCACCTCACGCAGGCGCAGCGGTCGATGCAGCCAGCGGCGCAGCAGGCGGCCACCCATCGGCGTCACCGTGCTGTCGAGCACGCCGAGCAGGGTGTTGCGGGTATCGCCATCGACGCGGGTGTCCAGCTCCAGATGGCGACGCGTTGCCGCGTTCATCGCAATCGCTTCGCTGGCGGTCTCCATCGAGATGGACGTCAGGTGCGGCAGGCGCTGCTTCTGGGTTTCCTCGACATAACCGAGCAGGGCGCCGGCAGCGGCCGTGGCGCGCGGCTTGTCGTCGATGCCGAAGCCGCTGAGGTCGTGCAGCTTGAAGAAGTTCAGCAGCTGGCGGCGACCACTGTCGGCGTCGAACAGCCACGGTGCGCGGCGACGCACGCCGCTGCGCTGGCGCAGGAAGTCGGGCCAGTTCTCTTCATCCGGCACCAGCAGTTCGGCCGGTTCCAGACGGGCCAGCTCGGCTTCCAGTGCATCGTCAGTGTCGACTTCGTTGACCAGGAATCGGCCGCCGGCCAGGTCGGCCCAGGCCAGCCCATAGCCGCTCTTGTTACGCGACAGGGCCATCAGCAGGGTGTCGCGGCGCTCGTCCAGCAACGCTTCGTCGGTGACCGTGCCCGGGGTGACGATGCGCACTACCTTGCGTTCGACCAGACCTTTGGCCAGTGCCGGGTCGCCGATCTGTTCGCAGATCGCCACCGATTCGCCCAGCGCCACCAGTCGTGCCAGGTAGCCTTCGTAAGCGTGCACCGGCACGCCGGCCATCGGAATCGGTGCACCACCGGAGCTGCCGCGTTGGGTCAGGGTGATGTCGAGCAGGCGCGCGGCCTTGCGCGCGTCGTCGTAGAACAGCTCGTAGAAGTCGCCCATGCGGAAGAACAGCAGCAGGTCCGGATAGTCGGACTTGGCTGCGAAGAACTGCTTCATCAGCGGGGTGTGTTCGGCGGACTTGTCTTTGGACATGGGACTCGTGGATCAGGGGCGTCCGCTCGCGCCGGAGGGCAGCGGGGCGGAGCCGGTACAGGGTTGTCCATGGTAACGGGTAGAGCGGGCTGGCCGCTGCTGGAGCCGGCGGGCAGGGCGGCTGTCACGCCACGCGGTGCGGGTGTAGGCTCTGGCCTGCGGCCATGCTGGCAGCACATCAGCCAAGGAATGAACGATGACGCAACAATCTGCACCCCAAGAAGGCCAGCAGGCCAAGGCAGCCGTTGAAGCGCCGCCTTCGCTCTATCTCGTCGCGCTGTACCAGTTGGTGGGGGGCGCCTTCGCCCTTTACGGCATGCTCAAGGTCTATGGGCCGGGTGTGCCCGAGTATCAGCTGCTGGCCCGGATGAGCCTCTACCACTCTCTGCCGTATGCGGTGCTGGTCACTGCCGGTGTGCTCAACGCGTTGGCAGGCATCGTCATCGGGGTGGGCATCTTCGCGCGCTGGGCGTGGGTTCGCCCGCTGTTTGTGGTGATGTTCGTGGAGGCGACCGTGTTGCAGTTGGTCGACATGAAGATGGCAGGCCCCTTCGAATTTCTGACCGTGGGGGCCATCTTCTGCGTTTCCCTGTATGTCGCATTCCTGTTGTACCGCGATCCGGCAGACCGTTACTTCCGCAACCGGTGGCGCTGAAACGGTTGGCGTGTTCCGCAGGCGTGACCCCACACCAGAGGGCGCGCCGCCACTTCAGGGGCACACCAGCGCAACGTTCGGGTGGCTGGCGAAGATATCCATCACGATCTGGAAATAGGTCTGCCCCTCGCCACGTTGCAGGGCGTCCAGCTGGCGGCCGATGGTTTCGGCATTGAACGTACCCGGCTGCCGCAGCTTGTCTTCCAGCCACGCGCGCGTGGCCTCCGATCCCAGTGCCTCGCGGCTG contains these protein-coding regions:
- the mutS gene encoding DNA mismatch repair protein MutS: MSKDKSAEHTPLMKQFFAAKSDYPDLLLFFRMGDFYELFYDDARKAARLLDITLTQRGSSGGAPIPMAGVPVHAYEGYLARLVALGESVAICEQIGDPALAKGLVERKVVRIVTPGTVTDEALLDERRDTLLMALSRNKSGYGLAWADLAGGRFLVNEVDTDDALEAELARLEPAELLVPDEENWPDFLRQRSGVRRRAPWLFDADSGRRQLLNFFKLHDLSGFGIDDKPRATAAAGALLGYVEETQKQRLPHLTSISMETASEAIAMNAATRRHLELDTRVDGDTRNTLLGVLDSTVTPMGGRLLRRWLHRPLRLREVLVQRHHAVETLIDRGAETDIREQFRRLGDLERILTRVALRSARPRDFSTLRDGLGLLPAVREVLAPLDSPRLQTLHAALGEHDECAHLLASAIAEMPPLKLSDGGVLADGFDAELDELRRLSTHADQFLVDLEQRERESSGIATLKVGYNRVHGYYIEISKGQSERAPVHYTRRQTLTNAERYITEELKAFEDKVLSARDRSLSREKYLYEQLLDTLGTQLEPLKQCAAALSELDVLAAFAERAQALDWARPELQAEPCLNIERGRHPVVEAVRDQPFEPNDLDLHPDRRMLVITGPNMGGKSTYMRQNALIVLLAHIGSFVPASRALIGPIDRILTRIGAGDDLARGQSTFMVEMAETSYILHHATAHSLVLMDEIGRGTSTYDGLALADAVARHLAYENRCYTLFATHYFELTALADEQHEGGRSGIANVHLDAVEHGEALVFMHAVKDGPANRSFGLQVAALAGLPRATVAQARRRLAELEQRGGESHAAELAPQALDAPQQFGLFAAPPNKAQEALAAIDPDELTPKQALEALYRLKALL